A single window of Rana temporaria chromosome 1, aRanTem1.1, whole genome shotgun sequence DNA harbors:
- the IDH3B gene encoding isocitrate dehydrogenase [NAD] subunit beta, mitochondrial isoform X1 produces the protein MAVRQLFAAAERCVWGSSLLRRSLSSSSSVLQQAANSQGEAGLSEGAFRVTMIPGDGVGPELMHSVKEVFKAADVPVEFDEHHLSEVQNMASPEKLEQVLSSMQANKVAIKGKIHTPMEYKGELASYEMRLRRKLDLFANVVHVNSLPGYKTRHNNLDLVIIREQTEGEYSSLEHESVSGVIECLKIITRVKSNRIAKFAFDYATKKGRSKVTAVHKANIMKLGDGLFLQCCKEVAELYPKIQYETIIIDNCCMQLVQNPYQFDVLVMPNLYGNIIDNLAAGLVGGAGVVPGESYSAEYAVFETGARHPFAQAVGRNIANPTAMLLTATNMLRHLNLEYHSTLISDAVKKVIKQGKVRTRDMGGYSTTTDFVKAVIDNLQARYAQ, from the exons ATGGCGGTCAGGCAGTTGTTTGCAGCGGCAGAG AGATGTGTCTGGGGTTCCTCCCTCCTCCGGAGGtcactctcctcctcctcctccgtcctcCAACAGGCCGCCAACAGCCAG GGGGAGGCGGGCCTGTCGGAGGGGGCCTTCCGTGTCACTATGATCCCCGGGGACGGAGTGGGTCCGGAGCTCATGCACTCTGTGAAGGAAGTCTTTAAG GCTGCCGATGTCCCGGTGGAATTCGACGAGCATCACCTGAGCGAGGTGCAGAACATGGCGTCCCCTGAGAAGCTGGAGCAGGTGCTGAGCTCCATGCAGGCCAATAaagtggctattaaag GGAAGATCCACACCCCCATGGAGTACAAAGGTGAACTGGCCTCCTATGAGATGAGACTCAG ACGGAAGTTGGATCTCTTTGCCAATGTGGTTCATGTGAACAGTCTACCGGGATACAAGACCCGACACAACAACCTGGACCTGGTCATCATCCGAGAGCAAACCGAGGGCGAGTACAGCTCCCTGGAACATGAG agTGTCAGCGGAGTCATCGAATGTCTGAAGATCATCACCAGAGTGAAGTCCAACCGGATCGCCAAGTTTGCCTTTGATTACGCCACGAAGAAAGGACGTTCCAAAGTCACCGCTGTCCACAAAGCCAACATCAT GAAGCTGGGTGACGGTCTGTTCCTGCAGTGCTGTAAGGAGGTGGCGGAATTGTATCCCAAAATCCAATACGAGACAATCATCATCGATAACTGCTGCATGCAG CTGGTACAGAATCCATATCAGTTTGACGTGTTGGTGATGCCGAATCTGTACGGGAACATCATTGATAACCTGGCGGCGGGTCTGGTGGGAGGAGCCGGTGTGGTTCCCGGGGAGAGTTACAGCGCGGAGTACGCCGTGTTTGAGACG GGGGCCCGCCATCCCTTCGCCCAGGCCGTGGGCCGGAATATCGCCAATCCAACCGCCATGTTACTGACCGCCACAAACATGTTACGCCACCTCAA CCTGGAATATCACTCCACCCTCATCTCTGACGCTGTGAAGAAAGTGATTAAACAGGGAAAG GTGCGGACGCGAGACATGGGCGGTTACTCCACCACCACCGACTTCGTCAAAGCTGTGATTGACAACCTGCAGGCTCGATATGCTCAATAA
- the IDH3B gene encoding isocitrate dehydrogenase [NAD] subunit beta, mitochondrial isoform X2: MAVRQLFAAAERCVWGSSLLRRSLSSSSSVLQQAANSQGEAGLSEGAFRVTMIPGDGVGPELMHSVKEVFKAADVPVEFDEHHLSEVQNMASPEKLEQVLSSMQANKVAIKGKIHTPMEYKGELASYEMRLRRKLDLFANVVHVNSLPGYKTRHNNLDLVIIREQTEGEYSSLEHESVSGVIECLKIITRVKSNRIAKFAFDYATKKGRSKVTAVHKANIMKLGDGLFLQCCKEVAELYPKIQYETIIIDNCCMQLVQNPYQFDVLVMPNLYGNIIDNLAAGLVGGAGVVPGESYSAEYAVFETGARHPFAQAVGRNIANPTAMLLTATNMLRHLNLEYHSTLISDAVKKVIKQGKVRTTDMGGYATSLDYTQAVINSLNS, from the exons ATGGCGGTCAGGCAGTTGTTTGCAGCGGCAGAG AGATGTGTCTGGGGTTCCTCCCTCCTCCGGAGGtcactctcctcctcctcctccgtcctcCAACAGGCCGCCAACAGCCAG GGGGAGGCGGGCCTGTCGGAGGGGGCCTTCCGTGTCACTATGATCCCCGGGGACGGAGTGGGTCCGGAGCTCATGCACTCTGTGAAGGAAGTCTTTAAG GCTGCCGATGTCCCGGTGGAATTCGACGAGCATCACCTGAGCGAGGTGCAGAACATGGCGTCCCCTGAGAAGCTGGAGCAGGTGCTGAGCTCCATGCAGGCCAATAaagtggctattaaag GGAAGATCCACACCCCCATGGAGTACAAAGGTGAACTGGCCTCCTATGAGATGAGACTCAG ACGGAAGTTGGATCTCTTTGCCAATGTGGTTCATGTGAACAGTCTACCGGGATACAAGACCCGACACAACAACCTGGACCTGGTCATCATCCGAGAGCAAACCGAGGGCGAGTACAGCTCCCTGGAACATGAG agTGTCAGCGGAGTCATCGAATGTCTGAAGATCATCACCAGAGTGAAGTCCAACCGGATCGCCAAGTTTGCCTTTGATTACGCCACGAAGAAAGGACGTTCCAAAGTCACCGCTGTCCACAAAGCCAACATCAT GAAGCTGGGTGACGGTCTGTTCCTGCAGTGCTGTAAGGAGGTGGCGGAATTGTATCCCAAAATCCAATACGAGACAATCATCATCGATAACTGCTGCATGCAG CTGGTACAGAATCCATATCAGTTTGACGTGTTGGTGATGCCGAATCTGTACGGGAACATCATTGATAACCTGGCGGCGGGTCTGGTGGGAGGAGCCGGTGTGGTTCCCGGGGAGAGTTACAGCGCGGAGTACGCCGTGTTTGAGACG GGGGCCCGCCATCCCTTCGCCCAGGCCGTGGGCCGGAATATCGCCAATCCAACCGCCATGTTACTGACCGCCACAAACATGTTACGCCACCTCAA CCTGGAATATCACTCCACCCTCATCTCTGACGCTGTGAAGAAAGTGATTAAACAGGGAAAG
- the LOC120920388 gene encoding RING finger protein 39-like translates to MASSHLKVLLECSICRAVYTDPVSLKCGHSFCWDCIHCWLDTQEGSGSYSCPECRDEFLRRPSLRRNVTLHNVVESVMSAEPGEEDTGVSCIHTPVPAVRSCLHCEASLSDDHRRVQSSRPRPQPTSTLQRSYHPAGGPNVGAVQQPQRLSVFADILLDVGTAGNRLQISEDLKTITSLDENLDRLETPERFQSPQVLSSQTFSSGRHYWDVDVEESGYWRIGMCYPSIGRRGDQSEVGYNRKSWCLKGKWVSEYSVMHNGYKIPVPVPLDDSIYKIRIDLDYEAGRISFYDLCDPIRHLHTFTTTFTEPLHAALYILEGSTKICGGNQM, encoded by the coding sequence ATGGCGTCTTCTCATCTGAAAGTGTTGCTGGAATGTTCCATCTGCCGTGCGGTTTATACGGACCCCGTCAGCCTGAAATGTGGACACAGCTTCTGCTGGGACTGTATTCATTGCTGGctggatacacaggaggggtcCGGAAGTTACTCCTGTCCGGAATGTAGAGATGAGTTCCTCAGACGGCCTTCACTGAGGAGGAACGTAACGTTGCATAACGTAGTGGAGAGTGTCATGTCTGCTGAGCCCGGTGAGGAGGACACCGGGGTCTCCTGTATTCACACTCCAGTACCTGCTGTTAGATCCTGTCTACATTGTGAAGCTTCTCTGAGTGACGATCACCGGAGAGTTCAgtcgtccaggccacgcccccaacctACCTCCACATTACAGCGCTCATACCACCCTGCTGGAGGACCAAACGTTGGGGCTGTACAGCAACCACAGAGGCTGTCGGTGTTTGCGGATATCTTACTGGACGTGGGCACAGCCGGTAACCGTCTACAAATATCAGAAGATTTGAAAACGATCACCTCGTTGGATGAGAACCTGGATCGTCTAGAAACGCCCGAGAGATTTCAGAGTCCTCAGGTGTTGAGCAGTCAGACTTTCTCCTCGGGGCGACATTACTGGGACGTGGACGTGGAAGAATCGGGGTACTGGAGAATCGggatgtgttaccccagtatagGCAGGAGGGGAGATCAGTCGGAGGTTGGATACAATAGAAAGTCCTGGTGTTTGAAGGGAAAGTGGGTCAGTGAGTATTCGGTGATGCATAACGGCTATAAGATCCCGGTCCCCGTGCCTTTGGATGACTCCATTTACAAAATCAGGATCgatctggattatgaggccgggaggatctccttttatgatctgtgtgacccgatccgacacctccacaccttcaccaccaccttcaccgAGCCCCTCCATGCTGCCTTATATATTTTGGAAGGTTCTACAAAGATATGTGGGGGGAATCAGATGTGA